The Helianthus annuus cultivar XRQ/B chromosome 16, HanXRQr2.0-SUNRISE, whole genome shotgun sequence genome includes a window with the following:
- the LOC110919565 gene encoding uncharacterized mitochondrial protein AtMg00810-like, with protein MGFRHRQYPDHVCRLKKSLYGLKQAPRAWYQCFTDFVLQQGFTQCKTDTSLFIYHHGSDIAYLLTYVDDIILTTSSNTLCDRLMSTLSGEFAMKDLGPLSYFLGISVTRTGNSMFLSQAAYAKDIISRAAMDSCKPTATPVDTQSKLSAEGSQFDDPSLFRSLAGALQYLTFTRPDITYSVQQICIHMHSPRVEHWNALKRIIRYIQGTLDFGLTLGPSTSLSLRAYTDADWAGCPDTRRSTSSYCVYLGDNLISWSSKRQSTISRSSAEAEYRGVANAVAEICWLRNLLLELHCPLSQATVVYCDNVSAIYLSGNPVQHQRTKHIELDIHFVREHIQKGLVRILHIPSRFQIADIFTKGLPKILFDDFRSSLTVRLPPASTAGV; from the coding sequence ATGGGTTTTCGTCATCGTCAGTATCCCGATCATGTATGCCGACTTAAGAAATCTCTTTATGGGCTAAAGCAAGCCCCTCGGGCGTGGTATCAATGTTTTACGGATTTTGTCCTTCAACAGGGGTTCACTCAGTGCAAAACGGACAcatctttgtttatttatcatCATGGCAGTGATATTGCTTACCTTTTAACATATGTAGACGACATTATCCTGACCACTTCTTCTAATACATTATGCGACAGGCTCATGTCTACATTATCAGGAGAATTCGCCATGAAGGACTTGGGTCCTTTATCATATTTTTTGGGTATATCTGTTACTCGCACGGGCAACTCTATGTTTTTGTCACAAGCTGCATATGCAAAGGACATCATCAGTCGAGCAGCTATGGATTCTTGCAAGCCTACAGCGACTCCAGTTGATACACAGTCCAAACTTTCAGCCGAAGGATCCCAGTTTGATGACCCATCTTTGTTTCGCAGTCTTGCAGGAGCTTTGCAGTATCTTACTTTTACCAGACCGGATATCACCTACAGTGTCCAGCAAATTTGTATACACATGCATTCTCCTCGGGTTGAACACTGGAATGCCTTGAAGCGGATCATTCGTTACATACAGGGTACTCTTGATTTTGGTCTTACTTTGGGCCCTTCCACATCTCTTTCTCTTCGTGCTTACACTGATGCTGACTGGGCTGGCTGCCCTGACACTCGGCGGTCTACCTCAAGTTATTGTGTCTATCTTGGCGACAATCTAATTTCTTGGTCTTCTAAACGACAGTCCACCATCTCCCGCTCCAGTGCTGAAGCCGAATATCGTGGAGTTGCAAATGCTGTTGCTGAAATATGTTGGCTTCGTAATCTTCTCTTGGAGCTTCATTGCCCTCTCTCTCAGGCGACTGTTGTCTACTGTGACAACGTTAGCGCTATTTATCTGTCCGGGAATCCAGTTCAACATCAACGGACCAAACATATCGAGCTCGATATTCACTTTGTTCGTGAGCATATTCAGAAAGGCCTGGTTCGTATTCTCCACATCCCCTCTCGGTTTCAAATAGCTGACATCTTCACCAAGGGACTTCCAAAGATCCTGTTTGACGACTTTCGGTCCAGTCTAACCGTTCGCCTTCCTcccgcttcgactgcgggggtgtaa
- the LOC110919563 gene encoding uncharacterized protein LOC110919563, with the protein MGDKTLFWVDVWIGNEPLRIQFPNLYQLSSKKKTKIRDVYRTISGGTFWDWGWIRTPNSEEEKQETNILKERLQQQRMTETGDVWVWKNYEDQEFCSVAFVWRALDEKIPSVVALRNRGMNIQDVRCKICGAEDETAGHILLRCNLAKRIWEALSMWTRFPMLNTVDSVSKLLQLILESHRSRLVRKLLHAIAIQSMWIMWKNRIGRQRALQMIDEDIKDTTFQGVKSRSKFNTMTKQEWWDFNLNL; encoded by the exons ATGGGGGACAAAACGTTATTCTGGGTTGACGTTTGGATCGGAAACGAGCCGCTGAGAATACAATTCCCAAACTTGTATCAGCTGTCATCGAAGAAAAAAACGAAGATTAGGGATGTCTACAGAACGATAAGTGGGGGCACGTTTTGGGATTGGGGTTGGATAAGGACGCCGAACAGTGAAGAGGAAAAGCAAGAAACGAATATACTGAAGGAGCGTCTACAACAACAGAGAATGACAGAGACAGGGGACGTATGGGTATGGAAGAACTATGAAGATCAGGAATTTTGT AGTGTAGCTTTTGTATGGAGAGCGTTAGACGAAAAGATTCCATCAGTCGTGGCTTTAAGGAATAGAGGCATGAATATACAAGACGTTAGGTGCAAGATATGCGGTGCTGAAGACGAAACTGCCGGCCATATATTACTAAGATGCAATTTAGCTAAGAGAATCTGGGAAGCGCTATCGATGTGGACAAGATTTCCGATGCTTAATACAGTCGATAGTGTTTCGAAACTACTGCAGTTGATATTGGAAAGTCATAGGAGCCGATTAGTCAGAAAGCTACTACATGCGATAGCCATTCAATCCATGTGGATCATGTGGAAGAACAGAATAGGAAGACAGAGGGCGCTTCAAATGATTGATGAAGACATAAAAGATACAACCTTTCAAGGGGTGAAGTCTCGATCGAAGTTTAACACAATGACAAAACAAGAATGGTGGGACTTTAATTTAAATTTGTAA